In Oscillospiraceae bacterium, the DNA window AGATCAAAGCCGGTAAAGTCGAATACCGTCTCGACAAAACCAACATCATCCACTGCCCTATCGGCAAAGTCTCCTTTGGGCAAGAGAAGCTAAGCGAGAACTTTCAGGCGCTTCTCGGCGCCATCATCCGTGCCCGTCCCGCCGCCGCAAAGGGGCAGTATATCCGCTCCTGCGTCGTGGCCTCCACCATGGGGCCGGGCATCAAAGTCAACGCCGCCAAAATGGCGTAACCAAAACCGCGTCAAAGGGCATTGGGAAACCAATGCCCTTTTTCATAATTCAACTGTTACGAAAGGTTTGTGGTGAGATGACGGCCCCCAAAACCGGCGTTTTGCTGGTCGACGACGACGCAATGATCACCGAGGCCGTTGCCTCGTTTTTCGAACACCACGGTTTTCGTGTCTTTACGGCAGGCAACGGACGGCAGGCGCTCACACTCTTCGACCGGGAGAACATCGCGCTCGTCCTGCTGGACCTCATGCTGCCGGATCTCTCCGGCGAGGATGTCTGCCGGGCCCTCCGGCGGCGCTCGCGCGTACCCATCATCATGCTGACGGCCAAGGCCGGTGAGGACCACGTGCTGGCGGGCCTCGGCCTCGGCGCGGACGACTACGTCACAAAGCCCTTCAGCCTCAAAGAGCTCCACGCGCGCGCGCAGGCCGTGCTGCGCCGGACACGCGGCGATCTGCTGCCGCTCACCGTGAAAAACTCCTTCGGCGGCGGCGACCTCGTTGTCGACTTTGAGAAAAATCTCGTTTTAAAAAAACAGGCGCCCGTCGCGCTGACGCCCAGTGAGATCAGACTTTTGTCGCTCTTCGTCCGCTGTCCCGGCCGGGTGTTCACGCGCGCGGAGCTCATCGAGAAGGCGCTGGGCGACGAATTCGACGGTTACGATCGGGCCATCGACAGCCACATCAAAAACCTGCGGCAAAAGATC includes these proteins:
- a CDS encoding response regulator transcription factor, encoding MTAPKTGVLLVDDDAMITEAVASFFEHHGFRVFTAGNGRQALTLFDRENIALVLLDLMLPDLSGEDVCRALRRRSRVPIIMLTAKAGEDHVLAGLGLGADDYVTKPFSLKELHARAQAVLRRTRGDLLPLTVKNSFGGGDLVVDFEKNLVLKKQAPVALTPSEIRLLSLFVRCPGRVFTRAELIEKALGDEFDGYDRAIDSHIKNLRQKIEDDPKAPVYVLTVHGLGYKFAGV